The Paenibacillus yonginensis genome segment CGCCAAACAGCTGCAGATCGTTCGATCAGCCGTGGATATATTTTCCGAAAAAGGGTATGCCGCCGCTTCTACAAGCGAAATCGCCCAGCGGGCGGGCGTTGCCGAAGGGACGATTTTCAGACATTATAAAACAAAAAAAGAGCTGCTGCTCTCGATCGTGACACCGCTTATGAGCCGTCTTGTTGCTCCTTTTATTATCCGCAACTTCCAGGCTGTGCTGAGCGCCCAATATGAAACCTTTGAGGAGTTTCTCCGGGCCGTGATCGAGAACCGGATCGACTTTGCCCGCAAACATATGAAAGTAATCAAAATCCTGATTCAGGAAATCCCGTTTCAGCCGGATTTGAAGAAAGCTTTCCTGGAACAGGTCGGGGCCCCTGTCGGTTCGCGGATCCGTGAAATCATGGTTTATTACCAGGAAAAAGGCCAGCTTAGCAAAGAGATCAAACCGGAAACAGCTTTGCGTTTTATGGCTTCGACCATTATGGGGCTGTTCGCAGAGAAATTCCTGCTGTTCCCTGATCGTCCCTGGGATGAGCAGGCTGCCACGGATGAGCTGATTCAACTGATTTTGCATGGGATGGGCGCAGACTCTAAATAAATTTAAACCTGAAAGGTCCAAATTCCTTAAATATCCCTTTGCGTCAGCACATTCAGGAAAGCAGCGGCCCGCGGACTTGACGGGTGCTGCAGCACCTCGGAAGGCGGCCCCTGCTCGATAATTTGGCCCTGATCAATCAGAATCACCTGATCCGCCACATCGGCCGCAAATTTCATTTCATGGGTGACAACGGCCATCGTCATGCCTTCGGCTGCGAGCTGCTTCATCACTTTAAGCACCTCGCTCACCAGTTCGGGGTCAAGGGCTGAGGTGGGCTCGTCAAACAGCAGCACTTCCGGGTCAACCGCCATCGCCCGGGCGATGCCGACCCGCTGCTGCTGGCCCCCGGAAAGCTGATGCGGATAATTATCCGCCTTATCCGCCAGACCCACCTTGCCCAGCAGTTCAGCCGCCCGTCTTCTCGCTTCCTCCTTGCTTTTCCCCTGTACCGTGATCTGGGCTTCCATCACATTCGCCAGCGCCGTCATATGCGGAAACAAATTATACGACTGGAACACCATACCCGTTCGTTTGCGCAGCGCCAGCACTTCCTTCGGTTTAGGCCTGGACCCCGCATGAAAATCCAGCGTGACGTCACCTACCGTAAGACGTCCTTCGTCAGGCGTTTCCAGCAGGTTCAGACAGCGCAGCAGGGTAGTCTTGCCCGAGCCCGAAGGGCCGATAATGACAAGCACCTTGCCTTTTTCCAAGGAAAGATCAATGCCTTTCAGCACCTCAAGGGCTCCAAACGATTTATGCAAATTTTGAATTTGGATCATAGGGTCCCCTCCTATCGCGCCGAATAACGGGCAAGCCGTCTTTCCAGGTTATTTTGCAGCGCCGACAACACCGTACAGAAGAGAAGATAAATTAGTCCCGCTTCGGAATAGATCAGCAAAGGTTCATATGTGGTGGCCGTTATCTGCTGGGATTTCTTAAACAGCTCTACGTAAGTAATGGTTCCAGCCAATGAAGTATCCTTCACCAGGCTGATAAAAGAGTTTGCCAATGGCGGCACTGAAACTCTGGCGGCCTGAGGTAAAATTATACGCCGCAAAGCCTGGATTCTGGTCATGCCAAGCGAATCGGCAGCCTCCCATTGGCCGTTCGGAATCGACAAAATCGCGGCCCGGACGATCTCCGATCCATAAGCGCCGACACTGAGGGTAAATCCAATCACCGCTGCGGGAAAAGGGTCGAGCGTAATGCCTACAGACGGCAGCCCATAGAAAATAATAAAGAGCTGGAGCAGCAGCGGTGTGCCTCGAATGATCCATACATAAAAACGGGCGAGCTGTCTGAGCACCCCGATATTCGAAAGTCTCGCCAGAGCCGTCAGAATCGCCAGAATAAGTCCAAGCGCAAACGAAATCAAAGTCAGCGGAATCGTGAAAGCCACCCCTGCTTTCAGCAGGGGCAGCAGCGAATCGATAAAGATTTGAATTTTACGGTCATCCATAGGTCAAACCATCCTTTGGGCTTTGGGCTTTGGCCTTATTTCGAAACATCCTCGCCAAAATATTTTTTGGAAATGCTGAGGTAAGTACCGTCCTTCTGCATATCGGCAAGAGCCTGATTAACGGCGTCCACCAGGTCTGTTTCCCCTTTGCGGAAGAGGGCAGCGCTTTGCGAGGCGTTTGCCTCTTCATCCACGATCTTCAGCGGGATATCGGGTTTCTGCTTCTTGAGATCCAGATAAGACAGGTTGTCATTGATCGTGGCGTCAATCCGCTTGGAATTGAGCAGATCAATGGCCTGATTGAAGCCGTCGATATCTACGATCTCGGCCCCATTCTCTTTGGCAATCTTCCCGAGATTGCTGGTCAGCGTCTGGCCGGCTTTTTTCCCCTTGAGATCGGCAAAACTCTTAATATCAGTATTGTCTTTCCGGACGATCAAAACAGCCTTGGAGGCAATGTAAGGGCTTGAGAAATCATATTTCGCCTTGCGCTCATCATTGATGGACACCTCGTTAAACACCGCATCAAAGCGTTTGGCGTCCAGACCGGCTATCATGCCGTCCCATTGAGTTTCAACAAACTCTGCTTTCACGCCGAGTCGTTTGGCTATCTCCTTGGCTATGTCCACGTCAAAGCCGGTCAGCGTACCGCCGGCATCGTGAAAGGAAAAGGGCGCATAAGTTCCCTCTGTCCCGATCAGGAGCGAACCCCGCTTCTGGACCGCGGCCAAAGCGCCTTCACCACCGT includes the following:
- a CDS encoding amino acid ABC transporter ATP-binding protein codes for the protein MIQIQNLHKSFGALEVLKGIDLSLEKGKVLVIIGPSGSGKTTLLRCLNLLETPDEGRLTVGDVTLDFHAGSRPKPKEVLALRKRTGMVFQSYNLFPHMTALANVMEAQITVQGKSKEEARRRAAELLGKVGLADKADNYPHQLSGGQQQRVGIARAMAVDPEVLLFDEPTSALDPELVSEVLKVMKQLAAEGMTMAVVTHEMKFAADVADQVILIDQGQIIEQGPPSEVLQHPSSPRAAAFLNVLTQRDI
- a CDS encoding TetR/AcrR family transcriptional regulator; this translates as MNRQQDREIEQWLEELSAMEDERKMTAKQLQIVRSAVDIFSEKGYAAASTSEIAQRAGVAEGTIFRHYKTKKELLLSIVTPLMSRLVAPFIIRNFQAVLSAQYETFEEFLRAVIENRIDFARKHMKVIKILIQEIPFQPDLKKAFLEQVGAPVGSRIREIMVYYQEKGQLSKEIKPETALRFMASTIMGLFAEKFLLFPDRPWDEQAATDELIQLILHGMGADSK
- a CDS encoding amino acid ABC transporter permease — translated: MDDRKIQIFIDSLLPLLKAGVAFTIPLTLISFALGLILAILTALARLSNIGVLRQLARFYVWIIRGTPLLLQLFIIFYGLPSVGITLDPFPAAVIGFTLSVGAYGSEIVRAAILSIPNGQWEAADSLGMTRIQALRRIILPQAARVSVPPLANSFISLVKDTSLAGTITYVELFKKSQQITATTYEPLLIYSEAGLIYLLFCTVLSALQNNLERRLARYSAR
- a CDS encoding amino acid ABC transporter substrate-binding protein gives rise to the protein MKKWNLIAAVLVIVLMIAGCGNNKNNAEPSPSPGNAQGTTPEVSSGNGNGGEGALAAVQKRGSLLIGTEGTYAPFSFHDAGGTLTGFDVDIAKEIAKRLGVKAEFVETQWDGMIAGLDAKRFDAVFNEVSINDERKAKYDFSSPYIASKAVLIVRKDNTDIKSFADLKGKKAGQTLTSNLGKIAKENGAEIVDIDGFNQAIDLLNSKRIDATINDNLSYLDLKKQKPDIPLKIVDEEANASQSAALFRKGETDLVDAVNQALADMQKDGTYLSISKKYFGEDVSK